A stretch of the Aphis gossypii isolate Hap1 chromosome 2, ASM2018417v2, whole genome shotgun sequence genome encodes the following:
- the LOC114130019 gene encoding raf homolog serine/threonine-protein kinase Raf → MSFDFEEITSLRNELQNVREVMRLTKCNIHALNGTFATFDHPPPIYLTEYRELTVKLHELEAKEQELLDQVDHPREHRKTRGDKPSTPFVRTIRAYLPNKQRTTIEVKHGETLHMALEKRLQHRKIPLNACVVYRNGTDHQIPWDTQTSTIEYEEIQVKMCWLPIQASFTHDFSKRTSFTTCDHCRQLLFQGYHCRSCGFKFHERCSMGVPVLCIPTRDLNNSNGGNHTIYQNSAGILQLASDYQSSRRRVLGHGERSSSEPNVCRNMVNMNWDDLAELKRRSQAPSGVPHGFLPHSQSAQASPTNVLRPRPRAKSADESATKKLLRDTGPQESLEDWEIPETDIQMGDCIGSGSFGTVYKANWHGPVAIKALKVKQPTAAQLQAFKNEVSVLKKTRHVNVLLFMGVIRKPNLAIVTQWCEGSSLYRCLHVLEKKFEAMQLISITGQTAIGMNYLHSKSIIHRDLKSNNIFFNDSVVKIGDFGLATIKSKWSGGQQYHQPSGSILWMAPEVIRMQVDNPYSFQSDVYAYGIVLYELLSGQLPYTEINNKDQIIFMVGRGYLRPDLKKVRSDAPAELRKLMENCIKFDREDRPKFKDIAISIQSIIHAMPKLQRTTSEPTLSRSNWSDDYLYPSEANNYRGAAGFI, encoded by the exons ATGTCGTTCGACTTCGAGGAGATCACCTCGCTACGCAACGAGCTGCAGAACGTCCGGGAAGTGATGCGGTTGACCAAGTGCAACATCCACGCGCTCAACGGCACGTTCGCCACGTTCGATCATCCGCCACCCATCTACTTGACCGAGTACCGAGAGCTCACCGTCAAGTTGCACGAACTCGAAGCCAAGGAGCAGGAGCTACTCGATCAAGTCGATCATCCCAGGGAGCACCGAAAGACCCGGGGAGACAAGCCGTCCACGCCGTTTGTGCGCACTATCCGTGCGTATTTACCTAATAAACAGCGTACCACTATCGAAGTGAAGCACGGTGAAACGCTGCACATGGCCCTAGAGAAGCGTTTGCAACACAGGAAGATCCCGTTGAACGCCTGTGTTGTTTACAGGAATGGCACCGACCATCAGATACCGTGGGATACACAAACGTCCACCATTGAATACGAAGAGATACAAGTTAAAATGTGTTGGTTACCCATTCAAGCGTCGTTCACACATGATTTTTCAAAACGTACATCGTTTACGACTTGTGATCATTGTCGTCAACTACTTTTccag GGTTATCACTGCCGTTCGTGCGGATTCAAATTTCATGAACGGTGTTCAATGGGAGTACCTGTACTGTGTATTCCGACCAGAGATTTGAATAACAGCAATGGCGGAAATCACACTATTTATCAAAACTCTGCCGGTATATTGCAATTAGCATCTGATTATCAATCTTCGAGACGTCGAGTGCTTGGTCATGGCGAAAGATCGAGTTCAGAGCCTAATGTATGTCGTAATATGGTTAATATGAATTGGGACGATTTGGCTGAATTGAAGCGAAGATCACAAGCACCATCTGGTGTGCCTCATGGTTTCTTGCCTCATAGTCAGAGTGCCCAAGCTTCTCCTACCAATGTACTGAGACCTAGACCTCGAGCCAAAAGTGCTGATGAAAGTGCTACCAAGAAATTGCTCCGTGACACAGGTCCTCAAGAATCATTGGAAGATTGGGAAATACCAGAGACAGATATACAAATGGGCGATTGCATTGGATCAGGGTCGTTTGGTACTGTTTATAAGGCCAATTGGCATGGTCCAGTGGCAATTAAAGCACTCAAAGTTAAACAACCCACTGCTGCACAATTACaagcatttaaaaatgaagtatCCGTATTAAAGAAAACTAGGCACGTAAATGTCTTACTATTTATGGGCGTTATACGAAAACCAAATTTAGCTATTGTTACACAGTGGTGTGAAGGATCAAGTCTATATCGCTGTTTACATGTATTGGAAAAAAA atttgaGGCAATGCAATTGATATCGATTACTGGCCAAACTGCAATTGGTATGAATTATCTCCATTCTAAAAGCATTATACACAGGGATCTGAAAagcaacaacatattttttaatgactcTGTTGTGAAAATTGGTGATTTTGGTTTGGCTACAATCAAATCAAAATGGTCCGGTGGTCAACAATATCATCAGCCATCTGGATCAATATTATGGATGGCACCTGAAGTTATTCGGATGCAAGTTGACAACCCATACAGTTTTCAATCAGACGTATATGCTTATGGTATTGTGCTGTATGAACTACTCTCTGGTCAGCTGCCTTACAcggaaattaataacaaagatCAGATAATTTTTATGGTTGGCAGAGGCTACTTGCGACCCGATTTGAAAAAAGTCAGATCAGACGCACCAGCTGAGCTTCGCAAATTAATGGAAAACTGTATCAAATTTGATAGGGAAGACAGGCCCAAATTCAAAGACATTGCTATATCTATCCAAAGCATTATACACGCTATGCCAAAATTACAACGGACAACATCTGAACCTACATTATCCCGGTCTAATTGGAGCGATGACTATTTGTACCCGTCCGAAGCAAATAACTATAGAGGAGCTGCTGGCTTTATCTAA
- the LOC126549531 gene encoding T-complex protein 1 subunit epsilon-like — MSFIPGSLGFDEFGTPFIIIKDQHKQRRLTGIDALKSHIMAARSIAKTLYTSLGPKGLDKMMVSSDGEVTVTNDGATILNMMDVDHEIAKLMVQLSQSQDNEIGDGTTGVVVIAGALLEQAEHLLDQGIHPIRIADGFELAAQSACKHLDSIADSFPVDINNLEPLIKTAMTTLGSKIVNKCHRQMAEIAVNAVISVADFDKRDVNFELIKVQGKEGGRLEDTMLVKGVVVDKDFSHPQMPKELKNVHLAILTCPFEPPKPKTKHKLDVASVEDYRALRKYEQDTFNEMVKKVKDAGATLAICQWGFDDEANHLLLKHELPAVRWVGGPEIELIAIATGGRIIPRFEEVSKEKLGYAGKVSELSFGTTKDKMLVIEECKNSRAVTIFIRGGNKMIIEEAKRSIHDALCVVRNLVQDNRIVYGGGAAEISCAIAVSTEADKISSIEQYAYRAFADALESVPLALAENSGLSPIDTLTQVRARQIKENNPALGIDCMLVGTNDMKAQNVIETLHSKKQQIILAAQLVKMILKIDDVRVPGENFD; from the exons ATGTCTTTCATACCCGGGTCGTTGGGTTTCGATGAATTCGGTACGCCGTTCATCATCATCAAAGACCAACACAAACAGCGTAGGCTGACTGGCATCGATGCATTGAAG TCTCACATTATGGCCGCACGGTCTATCGCCAAGACGTTGTACACATCATTGGGTCCAAAAGGTTTGGATAAAATGATGGTGTCATCTGATGGTGAAGTGACTGTGACCAATGATGGTGCCACCATTTTGAATATGATGGATGTTGATCACGAGATCGCTAAGCTTATGGTGCAGTTGTCTCAATCCCAAGATAATGAAATTGGTGATGGTACTACTGGTgttgtag tcATTGCCGGAGCTTTGCTCGAACAAGCTGAACATTTGCTTGATCAAGGTATACATCCTATTAGAATTGCAGATGGTTTTGAATTGGCTGCTCAAAGTGCTTGCAAACATTTAGACTCTATTGCTGATTCATTTCCAGTTGATATCAACAACTTGGAACCCCTTATTAAGACAGCAATGACAACTCTGGGATCCAAAAT tgTCAACAAATGTCATCGGCAAATGGCTGAAATAGCAGTAAATGCAGTTATATCTGTAGCAGATTTTGATAAACGTGATGTAAATTTTGAGTTGATCAAAGTTCAAGGAAAAGAAGGAGGGAGATTAGAAGACACAATGTTAGTTAAAGGAGTTGTAGTTGATAAAGACTTTTCACATCCTCAAATGCCAAAa gagcttaaaaatgttcatctcGCCATTCTTACTTGTCCGTTTGAACCACCTAAGCCAAAGACCAAGCATAAGTTGGATGTCGCTTCAGTTGAAGACTATAGAGCATTAAGAAAATACGAACAAGATACATTCAATGAAATGGTTAAAAAAGTGAAAGATGCTGGTGCTACATTAGCAATTTGTCAATGGGGTTTTGATGATGAAGCTAATCATTTGTTATTGAAACATGAATTGCCTGCTGTACGTTGGGTTGGTGGACCCGAGATAGaa ttaattgcaATTGCTACTGGAGGTAGGATTATTCCTCGTTTTGAAGAAGtttctaaagaaaaattagGTTATGCTGGAAAAGTTAGCGAACTTTCTTTTGGTACTACTAAAGACAAAATGTTGGTAATTGAAGAATGTAAGAATTCACGTGCTGTTACCATATTTATACGTGGTGGAAATAAAATG ATTATTGAAGAAGCCAAACGCAGTATTCATGATGCTTTATGCGTTGTTCGAAATTTGGTGCAAGATAACCGCATAGTTTATGGTGGTGGTGCAGCTGAAATTTCATGCGCTATTGCTGTTTCTACAGAAGCAGACAAGATTTCATCCATTGAACAATATGCATACCGGGCATTTGCAGATGCTTTAGAAAGTGTTCCATTAGCTTTAGCTGAAAATAGTGGATTGTCACCAATTGATACATTAACTCAAGTTAGAGCAAGacaaatcaaagaaaataatcCAGCTCTTGGTATAGATTGTATGCTTGTTGGAACtaatg acatgAAAGCACAAAATGTTATTGAGACTCTTCATAGCAAGAAACAACAGATTATTTTGGCTGCACAGTTagttaaaatgattttgaaaatagatGATGTCAGAGTTCCAGGAGAAAATTttgattag
- the LOC114130036 gene encoding voltage-gated potassium channel subunit beta-2 isoform X3, giving the protein MADLGSTTEQLCAKLQAAAVKESVDRVSSAAQSPSLTSGLRYRNLGKSGLRVSNIGLATWTTYNTAINEEQLDAVVTAAYNAGINLFDLTEGPQSSEQAETQLGAILKRKNWKRVSYSVITKIHWHYKSEERGLSRKHIIESVRSSVARLQLDYIDIVLIQKADPMCPLEEVVRAMDFLVSEGLIMYWGTAKWSPIDVTEMYTACRQLNCSTPILEQSEYHMLCREKVEIYMPELYNKIGVGLMAWSPLAMGLLPSFKDSLRSRSSNRTKASSISWNQDDRKPPSKENNEPLTARNTKEILFSISLIAERLGCSLVQLCIAWTLKNESVQCLLLGAATTHQFYHALHGLQLLPKLNSNVMAELERILDNKPVRPPMVSTLAMR; this is encoded by the exons ATGGCCGACCTGGGCAGTACCACGGAACAGCTGTGTGCCAAGCTGCAAGCGGCCGCGGTCAAGGAGTCGGTTGACCGGGTGTCGTCCGCGGCACAATCGCCCAGCCTGACGTCCGGTCTCCGGTACCGGAACTTGGGTAAGAGTGGCCTGCGCGTATCCAACATCGGGCTGGCCACGTGGACCACGTACAACACGGCCATTAATGAGGAACAGCTAGACGCGGTGGTGACGGCCGCGTACAACGCCGGCATCAACCTGTTTGACCTTACCGAGGGTCCGCAGAGCAGCGAACAGGCCGAGACCCAGCTGGGTGCCATACTCAAGAGGAAAAACTGGAAACGAGTGTCGTACAGCGTCATCACCAAAATCCACTGGCACTACAA ATCCGAAGAACGAGGTTTGTCACGTAAACACATTATCGAATCGGTTCGATCGTCTGTCGCTAGACTCCAACTCGACTACATAGACATCGTTCTGATTCAAAAGGCCGATCCGATGTGTCCACTCGAag AAGTAGTTAGAGCTATGGATTTTCTCGTATCAGAAGGACTTATAATGTATTGGGGCACAGCTAAATGGTCACCAATCGATGTCACAGAAATGTATACTGCTTGCAGACAATTAAATTGCTCCACACCTATCCTAGAACAATCGGAATACCATATGCTGTGCAGGGAAAAAGTTGAGATTTATATGCCTGAACTGTACAATAAAATCG GTGTAGGTTTAATGGCTTGGTCACCATTAGCCATGGGATTATTGCCTTCTTTCAAAGATTCGCTCAGAAGCCGATCGTCCAATAGG ACAAAAGCTTCCAGTATTAGTTGGAACCAAGATGATCGAAAACCTCCAAGTAAAGAG aaCAATGAACCATTGACAGCAAGAAATACTAaggaaatattgttttcaatttcattaataGCAGAACGTCTCGGCTGTAGCTTAGTTCAATTGTGTATAGCATGGACATTAAAAAACGAAAGTGTTCAGTGTCTCTTGCTAGGAGCAGCAACAACACACCAGTTTTATCACGCTTTGCATGGATTACAG TTGTTGCCAAAACTCAACTCAAATGTAATGGCCGAATTGGAGCGTATATTGGACAATAAGCCAGTACGACCACCAATGGTATCAACTCTAGCAATGAGATGA
- the LOC114130036 gene encoding voltage-gated potassium channel subunit beta-2 isoform X1, giving the protein MAEAAARHELYTQQQWAHQRAERAERNAERLEREIQAQAASAAASESLAELHYVDSLSGSVQSICKAPIASLDCMADLGSTTEQLCAKLQAAAVKESVDRVSSAAQSPSLTSGLRYRNLGKSGLRVSNIGLATWTTYNTAINEEQLDAVVTAAYNAGINLFDLTEGPQSSEQAETQLGAILKRKNWKRVSYSVITKIHWHYKSEERGLSRKHIIESVRSSVARLQLDYIDIVLIQKADPMCPLEEVVRAMDFLVSEGLIMYWGTAKWSPIDVTEMYTACRQLNCSTPILEQSEYHMLCREKVEIYMPELYNKIGVGLMAWSPLAMGLLPSFKDSLRSRSSNRTKASSISWNQDDRKPPSKENNEPLTARNTKEILFSISLIAERLGCSLVQLCIAWTLKNESVQCLLLGAATTHQFYHALHGLQLLPKLNSNVMAELERILDNKPVRPPMVSTLAMR; this is encoded by the exons ATGGCCGAGGCGGCGGCACGGCACGAGCTGTACACGCAACAGCAGTGGGCCCACCAGCGGGCCGAACGCGCCGAGCGAAACGCCGAGAGACTGGAGAGGGAGATACAGGCGCAAGCCGCCTCGGCCGCCGCGTCAGAATCGCTCGCCGAGCTGCACTACGTCGACAGCCTGTCCGGGTCCGTTCAATCCAT ATGCAAGGCGCCGATAGCCAGCCTAGACTGCATGGCCGACCTGGGCAGTACCACGGAACAGCTGTGTGCCAAGCTGCAAGCGGCCGCGGTCAAGGAGTCGGTTGACCGGGTGTCGTCCGCGGCACAATCGCCCAGCCTGACGTCCGGTCTCCGGTACCGGAACTTGGGTAAGAGTGGCCTGCGCGTATCCAACATCGGGCTGGCCACGTGGACCACGTACAACACGGCCATTAATGAGGAACAGCTAGACGCGGTGGTGACGGCCGCGTACAACGCCGGCATCAACCTGTTTGACCTTACCGAGGGTCCGCAGAGCAGCGAACAGGCCGAGACCCAGCTGGGTGCCATACTCAAGAGGAAAAACTGGAAACGAGTGTCGTACAGCGTCATCACCAAAATCCACTGGCACTACAA ATCCGAAGAACGAGGTTTGTCACGTAAACACATTATCGAATCGGTTCGATCGTCTGTCGCTAGACTCCAACTCGACTACATAGACATCGTTCTGATTCAAAAGGCCGATCCGATGTGTCCACTCGAag AAGTAGTTAGAGCTATGGATTTTCTCGTATCAGAAGGACTTATAATGTATTGGGGCACAGCTAAATGGTCACCAATCGATGTCACAGAAATGTATACTGCTTGCAGACAATTAAATTGCTCCACACCTATCCTAGAACAATCGGAATACCATATGCTGTGCAGGGAAAAAGTTGAGATTTATATGCCTGAACTGTACAATAAAATCG GTGTAGGTTTAATGGCTTGGTCACCATTAGCCATGGGATTATTGCCTTCTTTCAAAGATTCGCTCAGAAGCCGATCGTCCAATAGG ACAAAAGCTTCCAGTATTAGTTGGAACCAAGATGATCGAAAACCTCCAAGTAAAGAG aaCAATGAACCATTGACAGCAAGAAATACTAaggaaatattgttttcaatttcattaataGCAGAACGTCTCGGCTGTAGCTTAGTTCAATTGTGTATAGCATGGACATTAAAAAACGAAAGTGTTCAGTGTCTCTTGCTAGGAGCAGCAACAACACACCAGTTTTATCACGCTTTGCATGGATTACAG TTGTTGCCAAAACTCAACTCAAATGTAATGGCCGAATTGGAGCGTATATTGGACAATAAGCCAGTACGACCACCAATGGTATCAACTCTAGCAATGAGATGA
- the LOC114130036 gene encoding voltage-gated potassium channel subunit beta-2 isoform X2: MLFQFPVNDGGGPQRTSCSSSKDDSQQTSLYKCKAPIASLDCMADLGSTTEQLCAKLQAAAVKESVDRVSSAAQSPSLTSGLRYRNLGKSGLRVSNIGLATWTTYNTAINEEQLDAVVTAAYNAGINLFDLTEGPQSSEQAETQLGAILKRKNWKRVSYSVITKIHWHYKSEERGLSRKHIIESVRSSVARLQLDYIDIVLIQKADPMCPLEEVVRAMDFLVSEGLIMYWGTAKWSPIDVTEMYTACRQLNCSTPILEQSEYHMLCREKVEIYMPELYNKIGVGLMAWSPLAMGLLPSFKDSLRSRSSNRTKASSISWNQDDRKPPSKENNEPLTARNTKEILFSISLIAERLGCSLVQLCIAWTLKNESVQCLLLGAATTHQFYHALHGLQLLPKLNSNVMAELERILDNKPVRPPMVSTLAMR, encoded by the exons ATGTTATTTCAATTTCCCGTAAACGACGGAGGTGGTCCCCAGAGGACCAGCTGCAGCTCTAGCAAAGACGACTCGCAACAGACGTCTCTGTATAA ATGCAAGGCGCCGATAGCCAGCCTAGACTGCATGGCCGACCTGGGCAGTACCACGGAACAGCTGTGTGCCAAGCTGCAAGCGGCCGCGGTCAAGGAGTCGGTTGACCGGGTGTCGTCCGCGGCACAATCGCCCAGCCTGACGTCCGGTCTCCGGTACCGGAACTTGGGTAAGAGTGGCCTGCGCGTATCCAACATCGGGCTGGCCACGTGGACCACGTACAACACGGCCATTAATGAGGAACAGCTAGACGCGGTGGTGACGGCCGCGTACAACGCCGGCATCAACCTGTTTGACCTTACCGAGGGTCCGCAGAGCAGCGAACAGGCCGAGACCCAGCTGGGTGCCATACTCAAGAGGAAAAACTGGAAACGAGTGTCGTACAGCGTCATCACCAAAATCCACTGGCACTACAA ATCCGAAGAACGAGGTTTGTCACGTAAACACATTATCGAATCGGTTCGATCGTCTGTCGCTAGACTCCAACTCGACTACATAGACATCGTTCTGATTCAAAAGGCCGATCCGATGTGTCCACTCGAag AAGTAGTTAGAGCTATGGATTTTCTCGTATCAGAAGGACTTATAATGTATTGGGGCACAGCTAAATGGTCACCAATCGATGTCACAGAAATGTATACTGCTTGCAGACAATTAAATTGCTCCACACCTATCCTAGAACAATCGGAATACCATATGCTGTGCAGGGAAAAAGTTGAGATTTATATGCCTGAACTGTACAATAAAATCG GTGTAGGTTTAATGGCTTGGTCACCATTAGCCATGGGATTATTGCCTTCTTTCAAAGATTCGCTCAGAAGCCGATCGTCCAATAGG ACAAAAGCTTCCAGTATTAGTTGGAACCAAGATGATCGAAAACCTCCAAGTAAAGAG aaCAATGAACCATTGACAGCAAGAAATACTAaggaaatattgttttcaatttcattaataGCAGAACGTCTCGGCTGTAGCTTAGTTCAATTGTGTATAGCATGGACATTAAAAAACGAAAGTGTTCAGTGTCTCTTGCTAGGAGCAGCAACAACACACCAGTTTTATCACGCTTTGCATGGATTACAG TTGTTGCCAAAACTCAACTCAAATGTAATGGCCGAATTGGAGCGTATATTGGACAATAAGCCAGTACGACCACCAATGGTATCAACTCTAGCAATGAGATGA
- the LOC114130050 gene encoding zinc finger protein GLIS2 homolog isoform X1, whose product MKHIFSINNMLDNNDEDSSCTCKWENCDLYMNKTELPKHVIDHIAPESQGLFYCKWKSCTRGDRAFNAKLTFRYKILVHIRTHTNDKPHQCYICGKSFTRAENLKIHARSHTGEKPYVCSVNGCNKAYSNTSDRFKHTRTHFIEKPYACRVDSCLKRYTDPSSLRKHAKSHNHQVKMILTQDTNPCCSSSVFINPACSAYSISNVIDQPLDLSIRWKK is encoded by the exons atgaaacatatttttagtatcaaTAACATGCTGGATAACAATGATGAAGATTCGTCGTGCACTtgcaa gTGGGAAAATTGTGAtttgtatatgaataaaacaGAACTGCCAAAACATGTAATAGATCACATTGCTCCAGAATCCCAAGGGTTGTTCTATTGCAAATGGAAAAGTTGTACGAGAGGAGATCGAGCTTTTAACGCCAa ATTGACTTttaggtacaaaatattagtCCACATACGCACTCATACAAACGACAAGCCGCATCAATGCTATATATGTGGTAAAAGCTTTACGCGGGCTGAAAATTTGAAGATTCATGCTCGTTCGCATACAG GTGAGAAACCGTACGTTTGTTCAGTAAATGGATGTAACAAGGCATATTCCAATACAAGCGATCGCTTCAAGCACACCCGAACCCACTTCATCGAAAAACCATACGCTTGTCGAGTGGATAGCTGTCTGAAAAGATATACGGACCCTAGTTCTTTAAGAAAACATGCTAAAAGTCATAATCATCAAGTAAAGATGATATTGA CGCAAGATACGAATCCGTGTTGTTCATCGTCGGTTTTCATAAATCCTGCTTGTTCAGCATATTCCATTTCCAACGTTATTGACCAACCATTAGATTTATCAATTcgttggaaaaaataa
- the LOC114130050 gene encoding zinc finger protein GLIS2 homolog isoform X2 gives MKHIFSINNMLDNNDEDSSCTCKWENCDLYMNKTELPKHVIDHIAPESQGLFYCKWKSCTRGDRAFNAKYKILVHIRTHTNDKPHQCYICGKSFTRAENLKIHARSHTGEKPYVCSVNGCNKAYSNTSDRFKHTRTHFIEKPYACRVDSCLKRYTDPSSLRKHAKSHNHQVKMILTQDTNPCCSSSVFINPACSAYSISNVIDQPLDLSIRWKK, from the exons atgaaacatatttttagtatcaaTAACATGCTGGATAACAATGATGAAGATTCGTCGTGCACTtgcaa gTGGGAAAATTGTGAtttgtatatgaataaaacaGAACTGCCAAAACATGTAATAGATCACATTGCTCCAGAATCCCAAGGGTTGTTCTATTGCAAATGGAAAAGTTGTACGAGAGGAGATCGAGCTTTTAACGCCAa gtacaaaatattagtCCACATACGCACTCATACAAACGACAAGCCGCATCAATGCTATATATGTGGTAAAAGCTTTACGCGGGCTGAAAATTTGAAGATTCATGCTCGTTCGCATACAG GTGAGAAACCGTACGTTTGTTCAGTAAATGGATGTAACAAGGCATATTCCAATACAAGCGATCGCTTCAAGCACACCCGAACCCACTTCATCGAAAAACCATACGCTTGTCGAGTGGATAGCTGTCTGAAAAGATATACGGACCCTAGTTCTTTAAGAAAACATGCTAAAAGTCATAATCATCAAGTAAAGATGATATTGA CGCAAGATACGAATCCGTGTTGTTCATCGTCGGTTTTCATAAATCCTGCTTGTTCAGCATATTCCATTTCCAACGTTATTGACCAACCATTAGATTTATCAATTcgttggaaaaaataa
- the LOC114130050 gene encoding zinc finger protein GLIS2 homolog isoform X3 produces MLDNNDEDSSCTCKWENCDLYMNKTELPKHVIDHIAPESQGLFYCKWKSCTRGDRAFNAKLTFRYKILVHIRTHTNDKPHQCYICGKSFTRAENLKIHARSHTGEKPYVCSVNGCNKAYSNTSDRFKHTRTHFIEKPYACRVDSCLKRYTDPSSLRKHAKSHNHQVKMILTQDTNPCCSSSVFINPACSAYSISNVIDQPLDLSIRWKK; encoded by the exons ATGCTGGATAACAATGATGAAGATTCGTCGTGCACTtgcaa gTGGGAAAATTGTGAtttgtatatgaataaaacaGAACTGCCAAAACATGTAATAGATCACATTGCTCCAGAATCCCAAGGGTTGTTCTATTGCAAATGGAAAAGTTGTACGAGAGGAGATCGAGCTTTTAACGCCAa ATTGACTTttaggtacaaaatattagtCCACATACGCACTCATACAAACGACAAGCCGCATCAATGCTATATATGTGGTAAAAGCTTTACGCGGGCTGAAAATTTGAAGATTCATGCTCGTTCGCATACAG GTGAGAAACCGTACGTTTGTTCAGTAAATGGATGTAACAAGGCATATTCCAATACAAGCGATCGCTTCAAGCACACCCGAACCCACTTCATCGAAAAACCATACGCTTGTCGAGTGGATAGCTGTCTGAAAAGATATACGGACCCTAGTTCTTTAAGAAAACATGCTAAAAGTCATAATCATCAAGTAAAGATGATATTGA CGCAAGATACGAATCCGTGTTGTTCATCGTCGGTTTTCATAAATCCTGCTTGTTCAGCATATTCCATTTCCAACGTTATTGACCAACCATTAGATTTATCAATTcgttggaaaaaataa